From the Actinomadura luzonensis genome, the window CGCCCTGCCCGTCCTCGCGGCGCTGCCCGCCCTCGCCGCCCTGCCCGTCCTCGTGACGCGGCCTGTCCTCGTGACGCGGCCTGTCCTCGCGGCGCTGCCCGTCCTCGCCGTCCCGGGTCGCCCTGCCGGCGGGGTCCTCGGGGGCGGCGGTGCCGTCGGCCGGGACCACCAGCCGGTACGGGACGGTGGACGCGTCCCGGCGGGTGACCTCCTCGGCCTCCTGCCCGGCCTCCTCGGCGCGGGCCCCGCCCTGGTCCTGCCGCACGGGCTCCTGGTCCGGCGGAACCGGCTCCTCCGGCCGGCGCGTCTCCTGCGCGGGCCGGTGGGTCTCGGGCGGCGTCCTCGGCGGGCCGCTGGCCACGAGCTTGTCGGGCCGGTTGACGATCCTGCGCGGCCGGCGGCGCGGCTCGGCCTCGGGCTCGGCGGTCGGCGAGCTGTAGGGCCGGCGCCCCTTGGGCGGCTCCGGCGGCTCGTCGCCGGGGACGGGCGCCGCGAAGGGCGGCATCCCCCATGGTGACGTCAGGGGTAAGCCCCTGGCCCGGTCGTCGGTGGGGCCGGGCGGGGAGTGGCTGATCCTCGGCTCTGGAGAAGAGTGCGGGTCGGACGCCCCCTCGGGCCGGGGGTCGTCGTCACCGGGCGGTCGCCGTGGCGGTTCGCTGGGGCCGGAGGCCACGCGCCGTACCTCCTAGTCGAACTAGTCGTACGGGAACGGTCACCGTACGGGACCGTTCCAGGAAGGATGTCCGTCCTTATGCGCTTATTTCGAGCTTCTCTGTTCTCACCCGACGAAGTATCACACGCGCCAACCCTTACCCCGCCGGACCGAAACGATCACCTCCGGGAGACCCTCGCCGTCCCACAGGAACCAGAGCAGCACGAATGAGCGCGGATGGCGAGACCTCTCTAGCGAGATTCCCCGAACCTCTGGCCTGATTTATCCAGAAATAGTGGCTATTGACCGCTTTTTGGCCAGATACAAAACGCCGAATCCGTACACCAGGAATTGCACCGCCGTCCCCGTCAGCGACTGCCAGGGCACCGCCACCTCGCTCTGGTTCAGCGACTCCTGAAGGTCGCCCGCCGCCGCGCTCAGCCCGAACGCCAGCACGTTGTTCAGCACGTGCAGCGCGATCGCCGCCTCCAGCCCGCCGGTGCGCACCGACAGCCAGCCCATCACCGCGCCGAAGGCGAACACGTCGGCCAGCCCCAGCCACGAGTAGCCGTGCAGCGAGGCGAACAGCGCGGACCCGATCACGATGCCCCACACCGGGTTGCGCACGTGCGCCCCGACCGCCTGGAGGAACCAGCCGCGGAAGACGTACTCCTCGGCCGCGGCCTGGAACGGCACCAGCAGCAGGATCACCACGAACACCGGCAGGAAGGCACCCCAGCCGACCCAGTCCACCATGTCGGCGTCGGCCCCGGTCAGGGTCAGCGCCAGCCACTGCGCGGCCTGACCCAGCAGCAGCGCCACCACCGCGAGCGCCGCGCACCGGGCCATCCAGGCCCAGCGCAGCCGCCCCGCGACGGACGACAGCGTGCCCGGCCGGCGCCGCTGCACCAGCGCCGCCGTGCCGATCACCAGCAGCAGCACCGGCGCGATGGACATCAGCGTCATGCCGAGCCCGAACGGCGTGCCCTCCGGCAGCCCGGTGGCCGGGTCCACCGGCGAGGGCAGGCCGAGCAGGGCCGCGACCAGCACGCACCCGGCGACCACCACGAAGCCGATGACGAAGAACCCCACCGCGATCAGCAGCGTGCCGGTGATCGAGCGCCAGGGCCGGGTGGCCTCGTTCCTCGCGAGATGGTCGAAGCGGGCGCCCCCGGGCGTCGGCAGGAACCAGGACCGCTGCGGCGGCACGGGCGGGTACGGATATTGTGGCTGCGGCGGGTACGGGCCCCCGTACGGCCCAGGGTTGTCCTGCATCCCTCCATTCTGTCCACCTGATGCGCAATAGTTCACAGACGGATCGCTGTTTTAGGCGGATGCTCTCAGTCGTAGGCACTTCGACCCTGGGAGCAGTCCATGTCAAGGCTGGGACCTGTCATCACCCTCGCGGCGGGAGCCGTGCTCGCCGCGGGGCTCGGTGTCGCCAGCGTCAACGTGACACCGGCGGCGAACACCGCGGCCGGCGGCGGCACCGTCACCGAGGCGCCCGCCGCCCCGGAAGAGAGCACCCCGCCCGCGGAGAGCACCGAACCCGCGGAGCGGAACACCGCCTCCCCCGAGCGGACCGAGGCGGACGACAAGATCGGCAAGGCCGACTACGGCGGCTACGTCAAGGGCAACGGCGGCCTCATCGCCATCTCGATCAGGAGCGGCAAGGCCGTCGGCTACTTCTGCGACGGCCGGGCCGAGGCGTGGTTCAAGGGCAGCCAGTCGGGCGACTCGGTCAGCCTGACGGGCGTCAGGAACGGCAAGGTCACCGCCGCGCTCGGCGGCGGCAAGGCCACCGGGCAGCTCGCGCTCGGCGGCCGCAAGTGGAGCTTCGTCGCCGCCGCCGTGCGCAAGCCGTCCGGCCTGTACCGGGCCACCGCGCTGGTGCGCGGCGCCCAGTACCGCGCCGGCTGGATCCGGCTGAAGAACCCGGACGGCAGCTACACCTCGGTCGGCGCCGCCGTCGAGGGCGACAACCCCGTGCCGGTGCCCAAGCTGAACGCCGACGAGCCGACCGCCCCGCTGACGGTGGACGGCACCACGATCTACCCGAAGGACGTCGACGGTTTCATCCAGGAGATGTCATGACCGCCATCCACCGGCCGCCCGCGCGCGGCCTGACCCCGTTGCTGGTGCCGCTGCTGCTCGGCGGCCTCGTGGTGCTCGCGCTCGGCGTGTACGGCCGCGCCCACACCCCCACCGGCCACGCCGTGGGCGTCGCCGGCTTCTCCGCCGCGCTGCCGATGAAGGCCTGGCTGACCACGGGCGCGCTGGTGCTGGCGGTCGTGCAGGTGGTCTCGGCGCTGTCGATGTGGGGCAAGCTCGGGATCGCGATCCCGCCCGCCGTGCACCGCTGGTCGGGGCGGCTGGCGTTCCTGCTCACGATCCCGGTCGCCTTCCACTGCCTGTACGCCCTCGGCCTCCAGTACGACGTGCCCCGCGTGCTCGCGCACTCCCTGCTTGGGTGCTTCTTCTACGGCGTGTTCACCGCGAAGATGCTGGCCCTGCCCAAACGGGACACGCCGGGCTGGACGCTGCCGGTGCTCGGCGGGCTCGCGTTCACCGCGCTGGTCGGGCTGTGGCTGACCTCGGCGTTCTGGTTCTTCACCGCCGTGGGCGTCAAGGTGTGAAGCTCTTGGTCCTGCTCAGCCCGGCCGCCCGCCCCTTGGCGGCCACGACGAGCGCCATCTTCCTGGACGCCTCGTCGATCATCTCGTCGCCCAGCATGACCGCGCCGCGCTTCTCCACGGTGGTGTAGTACTCGTACGCCTCCAGGATGAGCTCGGCGTGGTCGTAGTCCTCCTGCGCCGGGGAGAACACCTCGTTGGCCGCGTCCACCTGGGAGGGGTGCAGCACCCACTTGCCGTCGAAGCCGAGCGCCGCCGAGCGGCGCGCCACCCGCCGGAACCCCTCGACGTCCCTGATCTGCAGGTAGGGCCCGTCGATCACCTGGAGGTCGTGGCTGCGGGCCGCCATGAGCAGGCGCATGAGGATGTAGTGGTAGGCGTCGCCCTCGGTGTAGCCGGGCGGCTGCTCGCCGACGACGAGCGTGCGCATGTTGATCGAGGCCATGAAGTCGGCCGGCCCGAACACCAGCGTCTCCAGCCGCCGCGACGACCCGGCGATCATGTCCACGTTGACCAGGCCGCGGGCGTTCTCGATCTGCGCCTCGATGCCGATGCGGCCGGGCTCGTACCCCATGGCCTTCTCGATCTGCGTGAGCAGCGTGTCGAGCCAGACCACCTCGGTCGGGTCCTGCACCTTGGGCAGCATCACGCAGTCGAGGAACTCCCCGGCCCCCTCGACCACCTCGATCACGTCCCGGTAGGTCCACTGCGTCGCCAGGTCGTTGACCCGCACCACGCGCGTCTTCCCGGCCCAGTCGCCCTCACGCAGCGCGGCCACGACGTTGCGCCGCGCCTCCTCCTTGGCCGCCGGCGCGACGGAGTCCTCCAGGTCGAGGAAGACCTCGTCCACGGGCAGGGTCTGGGCCTTGTCCAGGAAACGCGGACTGCTCCCGGGCACCGCGAGAACGGAACGACGTGATCGCATGCGCTCACGCTACTGTTTCGCCATGGCCCTGCTGCGCATGGCGGTGGAGAACTACCGCTGCTTCAAGGAACGGCAGGAGATCGAGCTCCGCCCCATCACTGTCGTTCTCGGCAAGAACAACTCGGGCAAGAGCGCCCTGACCCGCCTCCCTCTGCTCCTGGAATCGGGCATCCGCACCGACTCGAACCTGCCGCTCGACCTCGACTCCCTGGGCGACGACCCGCCGGACTACCTGGATCTCGTCTACGGACGCAACGTCCACCGGGCGCTTCGCCTGGAGTTCGTCACTGACGACGAGGACGCGGTCCCGACCGAGGTGAAGGCGACGATTCAGAACGTCGACGAACGGCGCACCCAGTTTGTCCGCGAGTTCGAGATCAACACCGGCCACCATCACGCGCAGCTTGATTGGGTGGTCGGAGACGAGAGCGGCCATGACTACATGCTCACGGTGGACGGCCACGTCCCGTCCGTTAAATTGAGGCCGGCCTTCCGCGGCCTCATCCCCCTCACGCTCGAATTGCCGGAACGGCTGCGCGCGGCCCTCACTCTGCTGCCCCAGCATCTGGGGAACATCCGGTATCTCAGCTCTTATCGACAGCGCCCTTCGAGGCTGGTCCGGCTGCCTTCCCGCAGCCAGAAAGAGGTGGGTGCCGCCGGCGAGAACGCCGCCGGCATGCTCGTGGACGACCACGTCCGGGGCGGGCACGCTCTCCTGGACGAGCTCAATCGGCTGCTCGGCGACAACCTGACCGGCTGGCGGCTGGAGGTGGAGCCGCAGGG encodes:
- a CDS encoding HpcH/HpaI aldolase/citrate lyase family protein; the encoded protein is MRSRRSVLAVPGSSPRFLDKAQTLPVDEVFLDLEDSVAPAAKEEARRNVVAALREGDWAGKTRVVRVNDLATQWTYRDVIEVVEGAGEFLDCVMLPKVQDPTEVVWLDTLLTQIEKAMGYEPGRIGIEAQIENARGLVNVDMIAGSSRRLETLVFGPADFMASINMRTLVVGEQPPGYTEGDAYHYILMRLLMAARSHDLQVIDGPYLQIRDVEGFRRVARRSAALGFDGKWVLHPSQVDAANEVFSPAQEDYDHAELILEAYEYYTTVEKRGAVMLGDEMIDEASRKMALVVAAKGRAAGLSRTKSFTP
- a CDS encoding CPBP family intramembrane glutamic endopeptidase, encoding MPPQRSWFLPTPGGARFDHLARNEATRPWRSITGTLLIAVGFFVIGFVVVAGCVLVAALLGLPSPVDPATGLPEGTPFGLGMTLMSIAPVLLLVIGTAALVQRRRPGTLSSVAGRLRWAWMARCAALAVVALLLGQAAQWLALTLTGADADMVDWVGWGAFLPVFVVILLLVPFQAAAEEYVFRGWFLQAVGAHVRNPVWGIVIGSALFASLHGYSWLGLADVFAFGAVMGWLSVRTGGLEAAIALHVLNNVLAFGLSAAAGDLQESLNQSEVAVPWQSLTGTAVQFLVYGFGVLYLAKKRSIATISG
- a CDS encoding DUF6529 family protein — its product is MTAIHRPPARGLTPLLVPLLLGGLVVLALGVYGRAHTPTGHAVGVAGFSAALPMKAWLTTGALVLAVVQVVSALSMWGKLGIAIPPAVHRWSGRLAFLLTIPVAFHCLYALGLQYDVPRVLAHSLLGCFFYGVFTAKMLALPKRDTPGWTLPVLGGLAFTALVGLWLTSAFWFFTAVGVKV
- a CDS encoding DUF3696 domain-containing protein, whose product is MALLRMAVENYRCFKERQEIELRPITVVLGKNNSGKSALTRLPLLLESGIRTDSNLPLDLDSLGDDPPDYLDLVYGRNVHRALRLEFVTDDEDAVPTEVKATIQNVDERRTQFVREFEINTGHHHAQLDWVVGDESGHDYMLTVDGHVPSVKLRPAFRGLIPLTLELPERLRAALTLLPQHLGNIRYLSSYRQRPSRLVRLPSRSQKEVGAAGENAAGMLVDDHVRGGHALLDELNRLLGDNLTGWRLEVEPQGPMYAISLCSLSNPDLTVNLLDSGTGVAQVLPLLVQLAYDRKEPSHTGVLHVIEEPELHLHPAFHALLADLFIAGMDGGRSRFLVETHSETMLLRLRRRIAEGRISSGDVAIYFVDHGEGSSRVRRIEVDGLGNLDYWPSGVFSEDFEETKKLAEAQFARERDES